In one Corallococcus sp. EGB genomic region, the following are encoded:
- a CDS encoding AAA family ATPase, whose protein sequence is MATRKNEDQERLIDRDLTALAREGKLPAAHGVDTAVTEVLGLLARGGKHPLLAGEPGVGKSALVQEVARRIAEGRVDGELAQARLVEVSVANILARSTQRQAAESFEELLIHLGRHPCPIVYIRDLPVALGGPLAPVAVRALRTGGLRFIFETEPKRVQELLRADEALAERLHLLPLNEPPLEKARWIVGRVAEELERALRLPIDPAACDLALRLSAKFLLAQHMPRKAIELLKETAAEAAGMARDHVGPEDVLTRFCAATRLPRFVVDDAMPLDLEETERFFGERLLGQTDAVGAVLRSVALLKAGLNDPRRPLGVFLFAGPTGVGKTQLAKLLAEYLFGSADRLVRLNMADYPNDGDESVPFGASWAPAMETRRGELSALLDGKVFTVLLLDEFEKAARSVHDRFLQLFDEGTFVNGAGEAVSCNNTLIVATSNVGSEVYREAGMGFAAHKRAEEQVSEVDRRIAEAFRPEFLNRFDAICHFRPLSRVDIRKIAQREVGRVLEREGIRARALDVEVTPEVVDRLVERGYSPQFGARYLQREIEKTLTAALAVEIARRPLPPGTPVRVEARPGGRVVAVAEPVPPPREVTAQLLLPTPKAAAVKRRLDRKSLLIEMDRLVGRARALAASAGRPELEERRAALLAETQAPNLWDDPQHAAEVLRAFRMVEAQLGELDRLEAACNFGRRLVREAKNEVQLGSAAKQVEEVAREVQMAEALNASGATPLDNEALVDICASDTSELQDVWVQELATMYLGWAQRRGYEATAVAEAGEPARVVVRIAGPGAYGFLAGEAGLHRRLEDEKRQRAYVRVHRGGPLEELERELLVLEGRPVKSREGEYLQRVRNEVTAKDEATGRVLTLIGAGELDELKGIAARVVAGQGASTDEARRYFLGRGARVEDPRTGAGTPRVKDVMRGELDVFIAAWISRPPPDSNTPLT, encoded by the coding sequence ATGGCGACGAGGAAGAACGAAGATCAGGAGCGGCTCATCGACCGCGACCTCACCGCGCTGGCGCGGGAGGGCAAGCTGCCGGCCGCCCATGGCGTGGACACCGCCGTGACGGAGGTGCTGGGACTCCTGGCGCGCGGAGGCAAGCACCCGCTCCTGGCGGGTGAGCCCGGCGTGGGCAAGAGCGCGCTCGTGCAGGAGGTGGCCCGCCGCATCGCCGAGGGGCGCGTGGACGGGGAGCTGGCCCAGGCGCGGCTCGTGGAGGTGTCGGTCGCGAACATCCTGGCGCGCAGCACCCAGCGCCAGGCGGCCGAGTCCTTCGAGGAGCTGCTCATCCACCTGGGCCGCCACCCCTGCCCCATCGTCTACATTCGCGACCTGCCGGTGGCCCTGGGCGGCCCCCTGGCGCCGGTGGCCGTGCGCGCGCTGCGCACCGGCGGCCTGCGCTTCATCTTCGAAACGGAACCCAAGCGCGTGCAGGAGCTGCTGCGCGCCGACGAGGCCCTGGCCGAGCGGCTCCACCTGCTGCCCCTGAACGAGCCGCCGCTGGAGAAGGCGCGCTGGATCGTCGGCCGCGTGGCGGAGGAGCTGGAGCGAGCGCTGAGGCTGCCCATCGACCCGGCCGCGTGCGACCTGGCGCTGCGCCTGTCCGCGAAGTTCCTGCTGGCGCAGCACATGCCGCGCAAGGCCATCGAGCTGCTCAAGGAGACGGCCGCGGAGGCCGCGGGCATGGCGCGCGACCACGTGGGGCCGGAGGACGTGCTCACCCGCTTCTGCGCCGCGACGCGCCTGCCCCGCTTCGTCGTGGACGACGCGATGCCGCTGGACCTGGAGGAGACGGAGCGCTTCTTCGGGGAACGGCTGCTCGGCCAGACGGACGCGGTGGGCGCGGTGCTGCGTTCGGTGGCGCTGCTCAAGGCGGGGCTCAACGACCCGCGCCGCCCGCTGGGAGTGTTCCTCTTCGCCGGGCCCACGGGCGTGGGCAAGACGCAGCTGGCGAAGCTGCTGGCGGAGTACCTCTTCGGCTCCGCCGACAGGCTGGTGCGCCTCAACATGGCGGACTACCCCAACGACGGCGACGAGAGCGTCCCCTTCGGTGCGTCGTGGGCGCCCGCGATGGAGACGCGGCGCGGGGAGCTGTCCGCGCTGCTCGACGGCAAGGTGTTCACCGTGCTGCTGCTGGACGAGTTCGAGAAAGCCGCGCGCAGCGTGCACGACCGCTTCCTGCAGCTGTTCGACGAGGGCACCTTCGTCAACGGCGCGGGCGAAGCAGTGTCGTGCAACAACACGCTCATCGTGGCCACGTCCAACGTGGGCTCGGAGGTGTACCGCGAGGCGGGCATGGGCTTCGCCGCGCACAAGCGCGCGGAGGAGCAGGTGTCGGAGGTGGACCGCCGCATCGCGGAGGCCTTCCGTCCGGAGTTCCTCAACCGCTTCGACGCCATCTGCCACTTCCGTCCGCTGTCGCGCGTGGACATCCGCAAGATTGCGCAGCGAGAGGTAGGTCGCGTGCTGGAGCGCGAGGGCATCCGCGCCCGCGCCCTGGACGTGGAGGTGACGCCGGAGGTGGTGGACCGGCTGGTGGAGCGCGGCTATTCGCCGCAGTTCGGCGCGCGCTACCTGCAGCGTGAAATCGAGAAGACGCTCACCGCGGCGCTCGCGGTGGAGATCGCCCGCAGGCCGCTGCCGCCGGGAACGCCCGTGCGCGTGGAGGCCCGTCCCGGAGGCCGCGTGGTCGCGGTCGCGGAGCCCGTGCCGCCCCCCCGCGAGGTGACGGCACAGCTGCTGTTGCCCACGCCGAAGGCCGCGGCGGTGAAGCGCCGGTTGGACCGCAAGTCGCTGCTGATTGAGATGGACCGCCTGGTGGGCCGCGCCCGCGCACTCGCGGCGTCCGCGGGACGGCCGGAGCTGGAGGAGCGCCGCGCCGCGCTGCTCGCGGAGACGCAGGCGCCCAACCTCTGGGACGACCCGCAGCATGCGGCGGAGGTCCTCCGCGCGTTTCGCATGGTGGAGGCGCAGCTGGGAGAGCTGGACCGCCTGGAGGCCGCGTGCAACTTCGGACGCCGGCTGGTGCGCGAGGCGAAGAACGAGGTGCAGCTCGGCTCCGCCGCGAAGCAGGTGGAGGAGGTCGCGCGCGAGGTCCAGATGGCGGAGGCGCTGAATGCCTCCGGGGCCACGCCGCTGGACAACGAGGCGCTGGTGGACATCTGCGCCAGCGACACGTCGGAGCTGCAGGACGTGTGGGTGCAGGAGCTGGCCACCATGTACCTGGGCTGGGCGCAGCGCCGGGGCTACGAGGCCACCGCCGTCGCGGAGGCGGGGGAGCCCGCGCGCGTGGTGGTGCGCATCGCCGGCCCCGGGGCCTACGGCTTCCTCGCGGGCGAGGCGGGCCTGCACCGCCGCCTGGAGGACGAGAAGCGCCAGCGCGCGTACGTGCGCGTGCACCGGGGCGGACCGCTGGAGGAGCTGGAGCGGGAGCTGCTGGTGCTGGAGGGCCGTCCGGTGAAGAGCCGCGAAGGCGAGTACCTCCAGCGCGTGCGCAACGAAGTCACCGCGAAGGACGAAGCCACGGGCCGCGTGCTCACGCTCATCGGCGCCGGGGAGCTGGACGAGCTCAAGGGCATCGCCGCGCGAGTCGTCGCCGGGCAGGGCGCCAGCACCGACGAGGCCCGCCGCTACTTCCTGGGCCGGGGCGCGCGCGTGGAGGATCCGCGCACGGGCGCTGGCACTCCGCGCGTGAAGGACGTGATGCGAGGCGAGTTGGACGTGTTCATCGCCGCGTGGATCTCCCGTCCGCCCCCGGACTCCAACACGCCGCTCACCTGA
- a CDS encoding HNH endonuclease, translated as METLVLSQSYEPVARIPWQRAVMLLVQGKVEVVEEYEDRVIRSVTVELRMPSVIRFVRALWKGPRGVRFSRENVYQRDQCRCQYCGRKVTRPEATYDHVLPRAQGGRTSWENIVIACVPCNQKKGNRTPAQARMTLRTVPAKPKRLPDALVVSFLVEKGLPLSWRKFLRDVAYWHTELEA; from the coding sequence ATGGAAACGCTGGTGTTGAGCCAGTCCTATGAACCCGTCGCACGCATCCCGTGGCAACGCGCCGTCATGCTGCTGGTCCAGGGCAAGGTGGAGGTCGTCGAGGAGTACGAGGACCGCGTCATCCGCTCGGTGACGGTGGAGCTGCGCATGCCGTCCGTCATCCGCTTCGTGCGCGCCCTCTGGAAGGGCCCGCGCGGCGTGCGCTTCAGCCGGGAGAACGTCTACCAGCGCGACCAGTGCCGCTGCCAGTACTGCGGCCGCAAGGTGACCCGCCCGGAGGCCACGTACGACCACGTGCTGCCGCGCGCGCAGGGCGGCCGCACGAGCTGGGAGAACATCGTCATCGCCTGCGTGCCCTGCAACCAGAAGAAGGGCAACCGCACCCCGGCGCAGGCGCGGATGACGCTGCGCACCGTGCCCGCGAAGCCGAAGCGGCTGCCGGACGCACTGGTCGTGTCGTTCCTCGTGGAGAAGGGCCTGCCCCTGTCCTGGCGCAAGTTCCTGAGGGACGTGGCCTACTGGCACACGGAGCTGGAAGCATAG
- a CDS encoding quinone oxidoreductase: MKAIRYHQLGGPEVLRWEEAPEPVPGPGQVLLRVHAAGVNFADTERRRGLYDAQVPLPRILGSEAAGVVRAVGPGVDTSWVGRRVVALTKEAYAEAALAPVEELLVLPPEVSFEEAAALLVQGLTAYHVVHTVGRVAAGQTVLVHAAAGGVGLLAVQLAKAAGARVIGTVSGEAKAKLARDVGADAVIRYDQEDVAASVRELTQGRGVERVLDSVGASTWQASVDALAPFGHLVSYGNASGHPPPVEVESLYAKSLTVGAYWLRTPTPPEVQRKAREALLAEVVAKRLRLVVGLTLPLSRAEEAHRQLEGRNTVGKVVLVAED; encoded by the coding sequence ATGAAAGCCATCCGCTACCACCAGTTGGGAGGACCGGAGGTCCTGCGTTGGGAGGAGGCGCCGGAGCCCGTGCCCGGGCCGGGCCAGGTCCTTCTGCGAGTCCATGCCGCGGGCGTGAACTTCGCGGACACCGAGCGCCGCCGCGGGCTGTACGACGCCCAGGTACCCCTGCCGCGCATCCTGGGCAGCGAGGCCGCGGGCGTGGTGCGCGCGGTGGGACCCGGCGTGGACACGTCCTGGGTGGGCCGCCGCGTCGTCGCCTTGACGAAGGAGGCCTACGCGGAGGCCGCGCTCGCGCCGGTGGAGGAGCTGCTGGTGCTGCCGCCAGAGGTGTCCTTCGAGGAGGCCGCCGCGCTGCTGGTGCAGGGGCTGACGGCGTACCACGTGGTGCACACCGTGGGGCGCGTGGCGGCGGGGCAGACGGTGCTCGTCCACGCGGCGGCCGGAGGCGTGGGGCTGCTCGCGGTGCAGCTGGCGAAGGCGGCGGGCGCGCGGGTCATCGGCACGGTGTCGGGCGAGGCGAAGGCGAAGCTGGCGCGCGACGTGGGCGCGGACGCCGTCATCCGCTACGACCAGGAGGACGTCGCGGCGAGCGTGCGCGAGCTGACGCAGGGGCGCGGCGTGGAGCGGGTGCTGGACTCGGTGGGCGCGAGCACGTGGCAGGCCAGCGTGGATGCGCTGGCGCCCTTCGGACATCTGGTGAGCTACGGCAACGCCAGCGGCCATCCGCCGCCCGTGGAGGTGGAGTCCCTCTACGCGAAGTCGCTCACAGTGGGCGCCTACTGGCTGCGCACCCCCACGCCCCCGGAGGTTCAGCGCAAGGCGCGCGAGGCCCTGCTGGCGGAGGTCGTGGCGAAGCGCCTGCGCCTCGTGGTGGGCCTGACGCTGCCGCTGTCCCGCGCGGAAGAAGCCCACCGCCAGCTGGAAGGGAGGAACACGGTGGGCAAGGTCGTGCTGGTCGCCGAGGACTGA
- a CDS encoding MFS transporter: MKPHRIHYAWVMAAAIFVVLLCAAGVRATPSVFIVPLEREFGWSRALVSSAVSVNLVLYGLVGPFAAALMQKFGIRRTTLVSLGIIATGVALTNFIHAPWQLLLFWGVLVGLGTGTTAMVLGATVVQRWFVARRGLVMGVLTASTATGQLVFLPLLAMLVEHHGWRIVSFTVAGIVACVIPLVAWLVRDRPSDMGLKPYGAAPEEEEVKAPSVNPLANALGALGRASRKRDFWLLAGSFFICGATTNGLVGTHLIPACMDHGIPEVRAAGLLALMGIFDLVGTTASGWMSDRFDNRWLLFWYYGLRGLALLYLPSAFELSLFGLPLFAVFYGLDWIATVPPTVRLTTQTVGAEDGPIAFGWVVAAHQVGAGLGALGAGVIRTSLETYTPAWVVAGVICLAAAGVVLRIGRGAAASPPVAGAPAAH, translated from the coding sequence ATGAAGCCCCATCGGATCCACTATGCCTGGGTGATGGCGGCGGCCATCTTCGTGGTGCTCCTCTGCGCGGCGGGCGTGCGGGCGACGCCGAGCGTCTTCATCGTTCCCCTGGAGCGGGAGTTCGGCTGGAGCCGGGCCCTCGTCTCCTCGGCCGTGTCGGTGAACCTGGTGCTCTACGGGCTCGTGGGGCCGTTCGCCGCGGCGCTGATGCAGAAGTTCGGCATCCGGCGCACCACGCTCGTGTCCCTGGGCATCATCGCGACGGGCGTGGCGCTGACGAACTTCATCCATGCGCCGTGGCAACTGCTGCTCTTCTGGGGCGTGCTGGTGGGGCTGGGCACGGGGACGACGGCGATGGTGCTGGGCGCCACGGTGGTGCAGCGCTGGTTCGTCGCCCGGCGCGGGCTGGTGATGGGCGTGCTGACCGCGAGCACGGCCACGGGGCAGCTGGTATTCCTGCCGCTGCTCGCGATGCTGGTGGAGCACCACGGCTGGCGCATCGTGTCCTTCACCGTGGCGGGCATCGTGGCGTGTGTGATTCCGCTGGTGGCGTGGCTCGTGCGGGACCGGCCCTCGGACATGGGGCTCAAGCCCTATGGCGCCGCACCGGAGGAGGAAGAGGTGAAGGCCCCCAGCGTCAACCCGCTCGCCAACGCGCTGGGGGCGCTGGGGCGGGCCTCGCGCAAGCGGGACTTCTGGCTGCTGGCGGGGAGCTTCTTCATCTGCGGCGCCACGACGAACGGGTTGGTGGGCACACACCTGATTCCGGCGTGCATGGACCACGGCATCCCGGAGGTTCGCGCGGCGGGGCTGCTCGCGCTGATGGGCATCTTCGACCTGGTGGGCACGACGGCGAGCGGCTGGATGTCGGACCGCTTCGACAACCGCTGGCTGCTGTTCTGGTACTACGGCCTGCGGGGGCTGGCGCTGCTCTACCTGCCGAGCGCCTTCGAGCTGTCCCTCTTCGGCCTGCCGCTGTTCGCGGTGTTCTACGGCCTGGATTGGATCGCCACGGTACCTCCGACGGTGCGTCTGACGACGCAGACGGTGGGCGCGGAAGACGGGCCCATCGCCTTCGGCTGGGTGGTGGCCGCGCACCAGGTGGGCGCGGGCCTGGGCGCGCTGGGCGCGGGCGTCATCCGCACGTCGCTGGAGACGTACACGCCCGCCTGGGTCGTCGCGGGCGTCATCTGCCTCGCGGCGGCGGGAGTGGTGCTGCGCATCGGGCGTGGCGCCGCTGCGTCACCGCCGGTGGCGGGCGCGCCCGCGGCGCACTGA
- a CDS encoding MarR family winged helix-turn-helix transcriptional regulator, which produces MSPDDPQRTLCNCLALRQASRHVTQFYDQVLAPSGIRTTQYSILHRVLSQGPLTVNALAEQLVMDPSTLTHNLRPLLKDGFVVLEVGRTDRRQRAVAITPEGQGVYRKARPLWLRAQADFERAVGDSQASALRDLLAAVARTGLGDAVEEVEAPPTPKRAPRRGG; this is translated from the coding sequence ATGTCTCCAGACGACCCTCAGCGCACCCTCTGCAACTGCCTGGCGCTGCGACAGGCCAGCCGGCACGTCACGCAGTTCTATGATCAGGTGCTCGCGCCCAGCGGCATCCGGACGACGCAGTACTCCATCCTCCACCGCGTCCTGTCCCAGGGCCCGCTGACCGTGAACGCGCTGGCGGAGCAGCTCGTGATGGACCCCTCCACGCTCACCCACAACCTCCGGCCCCTGTTGAAGGACGGTTTCGTGGTGCTGGAGGTGGGGCGCACGGACCGGCGCCAGCGCGCCGTCGCCATCACCCCGGAAGGGCAGGGCGTCTACCGCAAGGCCCGGCCCCTGTGGCTGCGCGCCCAGGCGGACTTCGAGCGCGCCGTGGGGGACTCGCAGGCCTCCGCGCTGCGCGACCTGCTGGCCGCCGTCGCCCGGACGGGCCTGGGCGATGCCGTGGAGGAGGTGGAAGCGCCTCCCACTCCCAAGCGCGCGCCCCGGCGCGGCGGCTGA